AAAATTCTTTCTGACTTAAACCAACGAGGCTCTCTCCAGCTGCTGTTTAACTGCGTGCCTATTGCCGGCGAATATGATAATGCCGGCTGCGTTTTAACATTTCAGAATATTGCCCAAATCCAGGCTGAAGAAGGACAAGTGCGAAAGAAAATGTACAAGTCCAGTTTCAGGGCCAAGTACCAGTTTTCTCAGATTCTTCATCAAAGCAGTATTATGGATTCTGTCATCTCAGACGCCACGGATTTCAGCTATTCTGACTCAAATATATTAATTTACGGGGAAACCGGTACTGGAAAAGAGCTGTTTGCTCAAAGCATACACAACAGCAGCGCCAGAAGAAACGGTCCCTTTGTAGCTATTAACTGCTCCGCTCTCCCGGAAAATCTTTTGGAAAGCGAGCTTTTCGGCTACGTAGAAGGCGCTTTTACTGGAGCGGCCAAAGGGGGAAAAATGGGATTTTTTGAAATTGCCCACAAAGGTACTATTTTTCTGGATGAAATCGGAGATATTTCCCCTAAGCTGCAAAGCCGTCTCCTTCGTGTTCTTCAGGAAAGGGAAATTATTAGACTTGGAAATGATGCAGTCATTCCTATTGACGTGCGGGTGATTTCCGCTACTAATAAGAATTTAAAGGAGGAAGTGGAAAAAGGCACTTTCCGCCAGGACCTTTTGTACCGGCTGGATGTGTTGGAATTAAACCTGCCCCCTTTAAGGAAACGCCCCGGCGACATCCGCCTGCTTTTAGAGCGTTTTATTCAGTTTGAACATGAGAGAACCGGCTGCCGCCTGTGCAGGCTTTCCAGCAATGCGGCCAAGCTTTTGTCCCAATATTCCTGGCCTGGAAATATTAGGGAAATGAAAAATTTCTGCGAGCGGCTTTGTATCCTCTGCCACAAAGAAGAGGCCAGCTCTGATTCTGTGCTGCGGGCCCTGCCTGATATTTTAGACCATCCTCAGGATTCATCCTTAGAGCAAACTGTCTCCGTCCAGAGCGACCCTAATTTATACGACGAAAAAGCTGCAATTTTAAAAGCTCTGGCCTCTTTTCGCAATAACCGAGGCAAAACTGCAGAATATCTTGGCATGAATCCCAGCACTTTGTGGAGGAAAATGAAAAAATACGGCATATCAGTACCCAGATAAAAAGGGCGGCGGCTGATTGGGGGTAGAATCAATCAGCCGCCGCCCTGGGGTAAGCAACTATAATTTATAAATTTTTCCGTTTTTCATTACCATAGAAACATCTGATAATACTGACACGTTTTCCAGGGGATTTCCCGATACTCCTATAATGTCAGCGGCCTTTCCTGCTTCCAGGCTTCCTGTTTTCTCACTGATTCTGCACACCTTCGCCGCATTGCTGGTTACTCCCTGCAGCGCATACCTTTTGTCTGCTCCCAGCTCCACCGCATACTCTACTTCTCTGTACAAGTATGTATGATATGCGTCTGTTCCCAGCACAAAGGGGATTTTGGCCTTTACCAGCTTCTCCAGGTTCCTTCTTACCTTTTCTCTGTTCATACGGAACTTGTACGCATTGGACTCTGACAAATGGGCTTCTCTTGTTGGGTCCAGGAAGATTCCTGATGTTAAGTCCACCCAGCTGTCCGACTTGCTTAACAGCTCAATGTCTTCCTCTGTAGCTGCATACATGTGCTCTATGACAGCTACTCCTGCCTTTAGGCAGTCCTTTAGCCCCTGGCCTCCTATACAGTGGGCTGCCGTGGGAATATTAAGTCTGGCTCCCTCCTCCACTACTGTGCGGATTTCCTCCAGGCTTAAATAGCTGGGCACAAAATCGTCTGTCAGAGACAGATTTCCAGGCGTCACAAATACTTTCAGAAGATCTACGCCCTTTTTCATGTTGGCCCTGGCTGTTTTTCTCATTTCCTCTGCGCCGCTGTGATCGCTTCCAATATAACCGTGGCCGTGAGCTCCCTTCATGCCGATGCCGCCTACCAGCAGATTCGGTCCCTCCACAACGCCTTCCTGAATCAGGTGTTTCAGCTCCACATCAATATAATACTTATCAGCCAGGTTTCTGGCTGTAGTAACTCCTGACATTAAATCGTCTTTTAAAGCGTTGATTGCTAAAGCTGTCAGCTTGCTTTCGCTGGATGTAGCCAGCATTTCCAGATGCTCCGGCAGTCTGGCGTCTAAGGTCACATGATTGTGGCACTCTATAAGACCTGGCATTAANCCCTCCACAACGCCTTCCTGAATCAGGTGTTTCAGCTCCACATCAATATAATACTTATCAGCCAGGTTTCTGGCTGTAGTAACTCCTGACATTAAATCGTCTTTTAAAGCGTTGATTGCTAAAGCTGTCAGCTTGCTTTCGCTGGATGTAGCCAGCATTTCCAGATGCTCCGGCAGTCTGGCGTCTAAGGTCACATGATTGTGGCACTCTATAAGACCTGGCATTAAGGTTTTATCTCCCAGACAAATTTCCCTGCAGTTTTCAATATTCTTTTGCCTGTACTGGTCTTGTGGCAGAATTTCTTCAATCAAACCGTCTTTTACCAAAACACATACATTTTCCTGCTGATCCAGATTCATTCCTACTAAAGCCTTTTCAGCCAGTAATGCAATATAGTCCATTTTTACTCCTCCCCTGCTTTTGCCTTTTTCTTTTTATCCATAGCTGCTTTTACAAATGGGAATGCAAAAGAAAATACAGTAAACAGCATTAATACAGTTGTCAGCGGTCTCTGGAAAATTTCCAGAATTCTGCCTTCGTACATTGTGCTTGTCAAAGAAACTGCTTTTTCCAGCATCGGTCCCAGCAAAAGAGCCAGAGCAATAGGGGAAGTAGGATAATCATTTCTCAGCATAATATAGCCGATTACCCCGGAGACAAACATAACAAATACGTCGAACATGGTTTTGTTAATAGAAAATGTTCCCACTACTGCAAGAACTACAATCACTGTAGCCAAAATTGCTTTTGGTATAAGCAGAATCATGCTTCCACATTTGCAGTAAGCAATACCTACAAAGTACAGCAGCAAATTAATAATGGCAAAACCAATAATCAAGGTATATACAGTAGCCGCATTTTCAATAAACAAGTTTGGACCTGGCCTTACTCCGTGAATAATCATTGCGCCTAAGAAAATTGCCGCTGGCGCGCTGCCTGGGATTCCCAAAGTTAAAAGAGGAATTAAAGATCCGCCTGTTACTCCGTTATTCCCTGACTCAGCAGCCACAATTCCCTCTGCAGAGCCATTTCCAAATTCTTCTGGTTTTTTAGAGGCCTTTTTCGCCTCATTGTATGCCAGAAAAGCTGCAATATCAGGGCCTGCTGCAGGGATAATGCCTGTTATAATACCAATAATTGTGGACCGGAATGCATTTACAATATTTTTTGTAATATCAGTCATTCTCAGCTTCATAGAGCCTACTTTTCCCGTTTCCGCCATTTTTCCCAAAGGATCTTCTAACATCTTAAATACCTCTGGAAGGGAGAACAAACCGATTAGTACCGGCACCACCTGAAAACCGCCGGCTAAAGCCGGGAATCCATATGTAAATCTGGGGAATCCCATAACAGGGTCCTGGCCGAAGGTGGCAATCAGCAGGCTGACTACCGCTACCAGGCAGCCCTTGTACAGGTTATCCTGGGAAAGCATAACTACTACGCTTAAACCAAAAATAGCTACAAATATCTGCTCCGGCGCTCCTACCATCATAGCAATCTTAGCTAACAACGGGGCGCACACTAAAAGAGCAATACTGCTGAAAAATCCGCCGAAGGCTGAAGCCAAAGTAACTAAATTTAACGCTCTTCCTGCCTCCCCCTTTTTCACTAAAGCCTTTCCTTCTAACGCTGTAGGAGCTGAGGCAGGAGTTCCTGGAATACCTACTAAAACTGCTGGAATAGAACCTCCGTAAACTCCGCCGCAGTATAAACCGCTAAGGAGAAGAAGGGCTGCTCCCGGCTCCATTGTATATGTAAAGGGAACAAAGATCGCAACTGCCATTGTGGCTGAAAAGCCTGGCAAAGCTCCGAAAAGCACTCCGATTACAAGGCCGCCCAGACAAATCAGCAGATTCATGGGCTGCATAACATTTGTAAATCCAAGTAATATATTTTCCATGACATAACCTCCTCTCTATTACAGGGCAAATGTGATCCAAGTTCCTCTCGGCAGAATTACAGAGAGAAATCTTGTAAACACAAAGTATAAGAGCAGGGTCATAATTAAAGATAAAGCAATCATTACTACTTTACTTTTCAGTTTCAAATAGATAAGAGAAACTATGGAAAATAAAAGTGTAGACAAAATGTACCCTATTTTATCCAGTAAAAACAAATAAGCTACAATTAAAACTGCATATGGCAGAATAATTTTTACCTGAGCTCCCACCTGGGTTTCCACAATCCCCGCCTTTTTCACCTTTACAGCCTGAACTAGCAGCTGGATTCCAACCATAATATAGCTGGCTGTTAGTAAAATCGTTGGATACATTTTTGAATCGCTGGGGATAGCATCCATCTGCATGGTCAGGGAAAACAAAAAACCTAACAGTACGATTGAAATTATAATATCCGGGACATTCTTTTTCATACCTACCACTCCTTTGTCCTCTGGGAAAATTTTAATTAGCCTTCCAGATTTGCGCCTTCAATATAAGCTTTTACGCTGTCGTGATTTTCATCATAGAAAACCTTAAAGTCATTTAAGCCCATAAATTCTATTGTTAACCCTGCTTCTTTTGCTTTCTCCTGGAATTCTGGATCTGCGCACGCTTTTTCAAATGCATCAGAAATTTTCTGGAGAGCCTCGTCAGGTGTGCCTGCTGGGGCTACAAAACCTCTCCACATTGTAGAGGAAAATCCGTCTAAAGCTTCAATGCCAGACTCTGCCAATGTAGGAACATCTGGAGCCAGTTCATTTCTTTCACTGCTTGTAATTGCAATAGGAACTACGTTTCCTGCGTCAATCTGGGCTAAAGCTTCGCTGACAAAAGGAGTTGCCACTGTACAGTCTCCGCTGGCCACATCATTAATTGCCGCCGCTCCCCCTTCATATACAAGGCGTTTGTAATTTGTTCCTGTAGCCTCCTCAAACTCCATTTTCAGGAAATCCCAGTGTGTCCACGCTCCGCCGATTCCCCACAATGTTTTTCCGTCAGAGCCTGCGTCAATTAATCCCTGTACATCTGTAATACCAGACTTTTTGCTGGCTACAATAATATGAGGATCTGCTGTAAACTGACAAATAGGAGCAAAGGAATCTTTATTATAGCTTACGCCTTCAAATAATAAGTCGTCGTTAGAGTTAGTAGAAGCAAAATATGCAAGAGTATATCCGTCTGGATTTGCTTTTGTCATCTGTGTCAGACCGATGGTTCCTCCGCCGCCTGTTACATTGTTAATTACAATGGACTGTCCCAGCTCTTTTTCTGCGTAAGAGCAAATAAGACGCGTAGCAATATCAGCTCCGCCGCCTGCGCCAAAAGGTACGATCATTTCAATGGTCTTGTTTGGAAATGATCTGTCTGAGGGCGCCTGTGTGTCTGACTGGTTTCCTGCTGCCTGTGCATCTGCATTTGCGTTTGTTTCCCCACTGCCTCCAGAACATGCTGCCAAGCTTCCAGCCACCACTGCCGCTGCTGCTAATACCATCCATTTCTTTTTCATTTCTAATACCTCCCAATTTTTTTATTGATGATACACAAATAGAGAGCAATATTAATACCAAATATCATATTTTTTCACAAAAGATGATTTTTTTGTATAAAGCTAATAAAAAGAAATTGCCTTTTTATGCATATTGCCTATACCTTCAGAAATTTTAGCAAAACTTTAACTTTTCCATATTTTTCCTTTTTATTGCATAATTGCTTTTTATTGTATTATATTTTATTTAATTGCATATATTTGCATTATTCCAATATATCAAAGTATGTGCAGCAGCGCATACCGGCGCCTGAAGGCGGTTGCTTTGAGGGCGGTTGCTTTCGCAGCCATTTTCCTTAGGCGCGGAGTGATAAAAAAGCGCCTGAAAATACATTCGCATTTTCAGACGCCTTATATTACTATTTTGCTATGTCTATTTGATTTATTATTTCACTGCAGCTATTTCCTGTGCAATATTCAGCACATGGTCTCCGATTCTCTCAAAGTCTGTCAGCATTTCAGAATATAAAATACAAGCTTCCTCAGAGCAGACTCCCTGTTTCATTCTTTCAATATGAAGCTCTCTGTACTTTACAGTCATATCGTCGATTTTCTGCTCTAAAGCAGAGATCTTTGAAAGCCAGGTAACTGTCTCCAGTTTGGGCTCCTCCAAATATGCAAATATTTCTCCGCATACCTGCTGCATTTCCTCAATTTCCTTTTTTGCTCCCTCAGAATATATAATTTGATTTTCACTTTTAATTTTCGTGTACCCGCTAATATTTACAGCGTGATCTCCGATTCTTTCAATATTGCCTAAAGCATTAAAATACGCGCTGATGGTTTCCGAGCTTTTTTCATTTGTCTCATAAACCAGCATTTTAGATATAGAACAGCTGATTTCTTTATTGAGAAAGTCTATATATTCCTCTCTTTTTTCAACGTTTTCCATAATCTTAATATCACTGTCTAAAAAAGCCTGGAAGCTGTCGTGCACATTCTTTTTAGCCATATTCATCATTCTGAATACTTCCTGCTGCAGCTGTTCAATATAAATGGCTGAGTAACCAATACCGCTTTCAGAAACTCCATTTACGCTTTTTAAATACCGCAGGGACATTCCCTCTTCCATGTCCTCTTCTCTGTCAGGAAGAATCTTTTCAGCCAAAGAGGCCAGATTTGTTCCCAGAGGCAGAAGCAGCAAGGTAGTAACAATATTAAATAAAGTATGCATATTAGCAATCTGGGCAGCCGGTCCATAGGGAGTAAAAGACTCTACCAAAGACACTAAAGGCGTTACCATACAAATAATTGTAAACACAATGGTACCAATAATATTAAACATTAAATGGATCACTGTTGTTCTTTTGGCATTGCGGCTGGTGCCGATTGAAGCCAAAACAGCTGTAATACATGTGCCGATATTCTGTCCGAAAAGCACGTAAACAGCGCTTGGCAGGCCGATAACTCCGCTTGTGGCCAATGCCTGTAAAATACCTACGGAAGCAGAGGATGACTGAATTACTGCCGTAAATAACGCGCCGGCTAAAATACCAATCAGAGGATTGGAGAATTTTGTGATCAGATCAATAAAGGCCGGAAGCTCCCTGAGAGGCAGCATAGCCTCGCTCATCATTTCCATGCCAATAAAAAGAATTCCAAGTCCTGCCAAAATCTCGCCAATATGCTGAGCCTTTTGGTTTTTCACAAAAGTAACCATGGCAACGCCGGCAAATGCAAACAAAGGGGCTATGGCTCCTACGTCTAAAGCAATCAGCTGCCCTGTTATAGTAGTACCAATATTAGCGCCCATAATAATCCAAACTGCCTGGCGCAGATTCATCATTCCAGAGTTTACAAATCCTACTACCATAACCGTGGTGGCTGAAGAGGACTGAATCACTGCTGTAATTCCTGCTCCTACAGCTACGCCCATAAACCGGTTTGCCGTCAGCTTTTCTAAAAGCTGTTTCATCTTATTTCCCGCCGCGGCTTCCAGTCCCTGCCCCATCATCTGCATTCCGTAAAGGAACAGCGCCAAACCTCCAAGCAGGCCTAATATGTCTGTAATTTTCATATTCTTTCTCCCCTAGTTTGTGTTAGCATCTTTTACATTGACGCCAAAATTATATTAACATATTACAATTTCACCCTCAAGTTAATTTCACGTTAACACTATGTAAAATCTATGTAAAATCACAACTTTACAATCCGCTGGAGCGCGAAACTATTTGTTACCTAAAGTTCGCCATAGCAAAGTTTGGGGTTCCCGGAGTTTTTATGAAACGAGGAATAAGTGAAATAAAAAAAGACTGCCGCTGAATCATCAGTTTCCCTTCTGATTTTCATTCAGCTGCAGTCTCTTTGTAAATAAAAGTATTTAGAACAGAGGCACTACTGCGCCCTGATACTGTTCTTCCATAAATGTTTTTATTTCATCACTTGTAAGGGCTTCCATAAGAGCTTTAATGGCCTCATCATTTTCTTTTCCCTCCTGCACTGCCACTACGTTTCCGTATGTAGTTGCGCCGATAGAGTCTGAATCCTCAATAGCCAATGCATCTTCCACAGATAACCCGGCGTCAATGGCGTAGTTTCCGTTAATAACCGCAATATCTACACTGCTAAGAGAACGTGGAATCTGAGCTGCCTCTACCTCGTAAATATCTAACTTCTTCCCATTTTCTACAACATCATTTTTTGTAGCTTTAAGACCTGCGTCCTCTTTCAGCTTAATCAGCCCCTGAGCCTCTAAAAGTAAAAGAGCTCTGGCTTCGTTTGTAGCATCATTAGGAACCGCTACCTTAGCTCCCTCTGCTAACTCCTCCAGAGAAGCTGTTTTTCCTGCGTAAATTCCAAATGGCTCATAGTGAATTGCCCCTGCAGAAACCAGCTTTGTGCCTCTCTCAGCGTTAAACTGCTCTAAGTATGGGCCGTGCTGGAAGTAATTGGCGTCTAAATCTCCTGCGTCTAAGGCCAGGTTTGGCTGTACATAATCTACATATTCCACAATCTGAAGATCATATCCTTTTTCCTTCATAAGCTCCTTAGCTGCTTCTAAAATTTCTGCATGAGGAGCAGGGCTTGCGCCTACTTTTACAGGTTTTAATTCCCCTGCTGCTTCTGTAGACTCTGCTGCTTCTGAGGTTTCTTCCTTGTCTGCTGTTTCTTTGCTTTCAGCTGCTGTTGTCTGCTGTGCAGAAGACTCCTCTGCTTTGTTTTGGCCGCAGGCTGTGAGAGCTGCTGTTGCAATTGCTGCCGCTGCAAGGATTGTCACAAATTTCTTCATAATTCTTTCCTCCTGTTAAATTGATTTATAATAAAACCTTTATGGTTCTACTACCTGAAATTTTATTGTCACCGAACTCTTTTGTCGCTGATTCTGGACGCCTTCATAAATGTTTCCTGGATAATCTGCACTACAATCACAAGAAGAATGACTGTTACTGCCATAGTGTCTATTTCATATCTGTAATAGCCATAATTAATTGCAATGGCGCCTAAACCGCCGCCGCCTACAAAGCCTGCCATAGCAGAATATCCTAAAATTGTTGTTACTGAAATAGCCGCCCCTACTAATAAAGAGGGCCTGGCTTCAGGAAGCAGCACCTTCCACACAATCTGACCTGTAGTAGCTCCCATAGACTTGGCTGCTTCAATTACTCCTGCATCCACCTCTTTAAAAGAGGATTCCACCATTCTGGCAATATATGGAGCGGCGGCAAATACTAGGGGAGGGATGATAGCCTTAGAGCCAATTAACGTGCCTGCGATTACTTCTGTTATAGGAATTACCATAATAAGCAGAATAATAAACGGAATAGATCTAAGCAGGTTAATAAACAGCCCCAGTATTTTCTGGAATACCGGCATAGGCTTTATTCCTCCCTTATCTGTAACTATTAAAATTATTCCCAGAGGAATTCCGATTAAATAAGCAATGGCAGATGAAACCAGGGTCATATATACTGTTTCCCAAATTCCCCTTGCCATCATTGAAATTGTTGTGGAATCAAAGGTCATTTTCTGTCACCTCCTCAAAGGGTACTTTTGAGGCAGTCAGATAATTTATCATCCTTCTGGCCTCTATTTCATCTTCAGACAGCTGGATAATCATTTGTCCCATTGCTGTTCCCTTAATGTCCTTTGTAGCTGCATACATAATGTTTACAGGAGATTTACAGGCCAGAATCATGTTGGCCAACACCGGCTCGTCGGAAGCTCTTCCGTCAAAAATAATACGGATCATTTTAGACTTTCCAAAGTCGCCGCTGTGAACAGTATCCCCCATAATCAGCTGCCTTCCAATATTGGATTTAGGCATTGAGAAAATCTTAGCCACAGATCCTACCTCTGCAATCTGGCTGTTGTCAATAATAGCTACCCTGTCGCAAATAGCTTCAATTACCGTCATCTCATGGGTGATCACAATCACTGTTACTCCCATTTTTTTGTTAATTTCCTTCAGCAGATTTAAAATAGCCTTAGTTGTGTTAGGGTCCAGGGCGCTGGTGGCCTCGTCGCAGAGCAAAACCGCCGGGTTGGTAGCCAAAGCTCTTGCTATAGCCACTCTCTGCTTTTGCCCTCCTGAAAGCTGAGCCGGATAAGCCTTGGCCCTGTCTGTTAAACCTACTAACTCTAGCAGCTCCTCCGCTCTTTTTTTAGCCTGATCCTTAGGGGTTCCAATAAGCTCTAAAGGAAAACAAATATTTTGTATTACGTTTCTCTGAGCCAACAGGTTAAACTGCTGGAAAATCATGCCCATAGATCTTCTGGCTTTTCTGATTCCCCCTTCCCCCATCTTAGACATTGGCTGTCCCTGGAAAATCACATCCCCGCTGGTGGGAACCTCCAAATAATTAATACACCTTACTAAAGTACTTTTTCCCGCCCCGCTAAGGCCGATAATTCCAAAAATTTCTCCCTGCCAAATATCCAGATTAATATTATCCAGGGCCTTTACCGTCCCATTTGACGTAATAAATTCTTTTCCCAGCTTCTCCAGCCGGATAATAGGACTGTCCTGCTTCCTCTCTTCCATATGCCCTCCTTATGTGAAATAAACAATAAAACAAGCCCACACATTATCTGCATGGGCCTGCGAATATACTTTCACTCTTTTCAACCTGGATGCCCTCTTTAAAAAGGCATCTTCACAAAAACCATACATGAACCTGCATTTAATTTTTGACGCGCACAAACATACGGCACATGACTTTCATCATGCCGGTACACATCATCATGCAGTTGTTCATGGTTTTAGCTGCGAACATAGGTCTTTCCTCCTTGAGTCATCTCAATCCTTATCTATGTTATGGTTGATTGTATGTCAAAATACATGTATTGTCAAGCAATTTTTTATCTGCACAGCTGCACAATCACCTGAGCAAAAATTTTAGCCGCCATTGTCAGTTCCTCTACATAGGCAAACTCGTCGGCTCCGTGCATCCGATTGTCTGTGCCAGGCATAGCTGCTCCAAAAGCCACCCCGTTTTTCAGGCTGTGAACATAGGTGCCGCCTCCAATGGCCAGGCACTCTCCCTTATTTCCTGTATACTCTTCATATACATTTAAAAGAGTGGAGATAAACGCGCTGTTTTCATCTACATGGTGAGGAGGAACCATATTTTCTGTAAGAAACTTAAAACCCTTCTCCTCTATTTTTTCTTTTGCCTTTTTTAAAGTATTTTCTTCATTGCTGCAGATGGGGCAGCGGCTGTCAAACCATCCCTCCAGCCCTGTCTCCCCAACCTCCAGCATACTAAAAGCTAAGGTCAGAGGGCCGGAAATATCATCCTTCATAGCAATCCCCAGCTGCTCTCCCAAAAAATCTCCATGGGGAAACATAAGGCTTAATTTTCTTACGGCGTCTACAGCTTCTGACTTTTCAAATGGCAATATGGAAATTAAGCTTAAAAGCCCTGTAAGAGCGTTATTTCCCATTTCAGGCTGAGCGGCGTGGGCCCCTTGGCCTGTGGCGGTAATCTTTACAATTGTATCATCAGGAGCCATGGTGTAGTCGCTGTACTCCATTTCAAAAGATACTCCTGTTGCAGCTTCTGTCTCCCTAGCTGCTTTTTCCATAATCTCCGCCTGAAATCCCTGAAGCACTGCCCAAGCTTTTCCAGGCGCCACATTCAGCTTTGTACCTGCGTGAATAGACAGCAGTCTGGGAAGTCCCTCTTCCTTTTCCCATGTGGCTGTAAAATGGCCTTCCAGTCTGCCTTTTTCTGTATTCACTACAGGGAAATCCCCGTCAGGAGAAAAGGTCATAGGAGCTTCCGGCTCTTTTGCATAATACTGTTCAATATCAGAACTGCCGCACTCCTCATCTGTCCCTAAAATTAAGCGCGCGTTTTTAGATACTGGAATATTTAACTCCTTTACCGCCCTCATAGCGTACAAGGCCGCCACTGCAGGCCCCTTGTCGTCGGCAGTTCCTCTTCCGTACAGCTTTCCGTTTTTTATTACAGGCTGGAAAGGCTCTGTCTCCATCCACCCATCTCCTGCCGGCACTACATCTAAATGTGCCAGAATATCCAGGCATTTTTCCCCTGTATTTAAATCTGCTGTTCCCACATAAGAGTCATAGTTTTGTATAGAAAAACCGTACTTTTCAGCCATGGCAAGGGCTGTCTGCAAAGCTGCATCCACTCCCTCCCCAAAAGGCATTCCCTCTTTGTAAGCCATTTTTTCACTGTTAATTCTGCACAGCGTCATAATGTCGTCCAGCATTTCGTCCTTGTGTTCTTCTATATAAGCCTCAATTTCTTTCCTGTATTCCATATGCTCTGCTCCCTTCCAGTCACGGCTTTTCCACGAAATCTTTCTCTTATTTATGCAAACATAGAAGCCAGAATCTCATTTACCAGTTTTCCGTCTGCTTTGCCCTTTACCTTAGGCATCAGAACCTTCATAATCTTTCCCTTATCCTTCGCCGTTGGGCTGTCAATCTCCAGTTCCTTTAACACCTGTACAATGATTTCCTTAATCTGGTCTCCTCCCATATCCTCCGGAGCAAATTCCTTATAAACCTTTAGTCTGGCTTCTGCTTCAGCCCTAATATCATCTCTGCCTTCTGGAGCTGTGTCGTAGGTTTCCTTTGTCTGCTTTATTTCCTTTTTTACAATTGCATTTTCTTCGTCCTCTGTTAAAGGCTGTCTTTTATCAATCTCCCCGTTTTTCAAAGCGCTTAACAGCATAGAAAGAGCGTCTTTTCTCTCCTTGTCCTTGGCCTTCATTGCCTCCACCATAGCAGCTCTTACAACATCAATTTTGCTCATACTACAGGACCTCCTTTATTCATGTCAATTTATTAAAATTGTATTAGTTTCTTCCAAATTCACTAAGCTTTAATCCTGGATTTCTCTCCAGAACCATTCCCACGCTCCAGCTGTTAATAAACAGAAGCAGCGGATTGTCCTTTAAGTCCTTGATTCTCTTCATATCAGAAGTG
The window above is part of the Lachnoclostridium edouardi genome. Proteins encoded here:
- a CDS encoding GatB/YqeY domain-containing protein; this encodes MSKIDVVRAAMVEAMKAKDKERKDALSMLLSALKNGEIDKRQPLTEDEENAIVKKEIKQTKETYDTAPEGRDDIRAEAEARLKVYKEFAPEDMGGDQIKEIIVQVLKELEIDSPTAKDKGKIMKVLMPKVKGKADGKLVNEILASMFA
- a CDS encoding methionine ABC transporter permease — protein: MTFDSTTISMMARGIWETVYMTLVSSAIAYLIGIPLGIILIVTDKGGIKPMPVFQKILGLFINLLRSIPFIILLIMVIPITEVIAGTLIGSKAIIPPLVFAAAPYIARMVESSFKEVDAGVIEAAKSMGATTGQIVWKVLLPEARPSLLVGAAISVTTILGYSAMAGFVGGGGLGAIAINYGYYRYEIDTMAVTVILLVIVVQIIQETFMKASRISDKRVR
- a CDS encoding Na/Pi cotransporter family protein, which translates into the protein MKITDILGLLGGLALFLYGMQMMGQGLEAAAGNKMKQLLEKLTANRFMGVAVGAGITAVIQSSSATTVMVVGFVNSGMMNLRQAVWIIMGANIGTTITGQLIALDVGAIAPLFAFAGVAMVTFVKNQKAQHIGEILAGLGILFIGMEMMSEAMLPLRELPAFIDLITKFSNPLIGILAGALFTAVIQSSSASVGILQALATSGVIGLPSAVYVLFGQNIGTCITAVLASIGTSRNAKRTTVIHLMFNIIGTIVFTIICMVTPLVSLVESFTPYGPAAQIANMHTLFNIVTTLLLLPLGTNLASLAEKILPDREEDMEEGMSLRYLKSVNGVSESGIGYSAIYIEQLQQEVFRMMNMAKKNVHDSFQAFLDSDIKIMENVEKREEYIDFLNKEISCSISKMLVYETNEKSSETISAYFNALGNIERIGDHAVNISGYTKIKSENQIIYSEGAKKEIEEMQQVCGEIFAYLEEPKLETVTWLSKISALEQKIDDMTVKYRELHIERMKQGVCSEEACILYSEMLTDFERIGDHVLNIAQEIAAVK
- the pepV gene encoding dipeptidase PepV, with the translated sequence MEYRKEIEAYIEEHKDEMLDDIMTLCRINSEKMAYKEGMPFGEGVDAALQTALAMAEKYGFSIQNYDSYVGTADLNTGEKCLDILAHLDVVPAGDGWMETEPFQPVIKNGKLYGRGTADDKGPAVAALYAMRAVKELNIPVSKNARLILGTDEECGSSDIEQYYAKEPEAPMTFSPDGDFPVVNTEKGRLEGHFTATWEKEEGLPRLLSIHAGTKLNVAPGKAWAVLQGFQAEIMEKAARETEAATGVSFEMEYSDYTMAPDDTIVKITATGQGAHAAQPEMGNNALTGLLSLISILPFEKSEAVDAVRKLSLMFPHGDFLGEQLGIAMKDDISGPLTLAFSMLEVGETGLEGWFDSRCPICSNEENTLKKAKEKIEEKGFKFLTENMVPPHHVDENSAFISTLLNVYEEYTGNKGECLAIGGGTYVHSLKNGVAFGAAMPGTDNRMHGADEFAYVEELTMAAKIFAQVIVQLCR
- a CDS encoding MetQ/NlpA family ABC transporter substrate-binding protein, with the protein product MKKFVTILAAAAIATAALTACGQNKAEESSAQQTTAAESKETADKEETSEAAESTEAAGELKPVKVGASPAPHAEILEAAKELMKEKGYDLQIVEYVDYVQPNLALDAGDLDANYFQHGPYLEQFNAERGTKLVSAGAIHYEPFGIYAGKTASLEELAEGAKVAVPNDATNEARALLLLEAQGLIKLKEDAGLKATKNDVVENGKKLDIYEVEAAQIPRSLSSVDIAVINGNYAIDAGLSVEDALAIEDSDSIGATTYGNVVAVQEGKENDEAIKALMEALTSDEIKTFMEEQYQGAVVPLF
- a CDS encoding methionine ABC transporter ATP-binding protein — protein: MEERKQDSPIIRLEKLGKEFITSNGTVKALDNINLDIWQGEIFGIIGLSGAGKSTLVRCINYLEVPTSGDVIFQGQPMSKMGEGGIRKARRSMGMIFQQFNLLAQRNVIQNICFPLELIGTPKDQAKKRAEELLELVGLTDRAKAYPAQLSGGQKQRVAIARALATNPAVLLCDEATSALDPNTTKAILNLLKEINKKMGVTVIVITHEMTVIEAICDRVAIIDNSQIAEVGSVAKIFSMPKSNIGRQLIMGDTVHSGDFGKSKMIRIIFDGRASDEPVLANMILACKSPVNIMYAATKDIKGTAMGQMIIQLSEDEIEARRMINYLTASKVPFEEVTENDL